In one window of Nicotiana tabacum cultivar K326 chromosome 12, ASM71507v2, whole genome shotgun sequence DNA:
- the LOC107829004 gene encoding G-type lectin S-receptor-like serine/threonine-protein kinase At4g27290 isoform X2: MESFLLVFQFLLQILLCGFLCSISSVKDTITATDFLIDGKTITSSDGSFEMGFFSPGSFMNNWYVGIWYKHDVPDKSVVWVANRAIPLNNTSGVVLKIIDPGRLALVTADNRITWSTNKSRPLAVKNPIAQLLNSGNLIVRDANDTEPENFLWQSFDYPTDTLLPGMKLGKNFVTRQEFYLSSWKNEYDPAPGDYTFHCDPTGYPQDVMRKGKVKVFSSGPWNGLRWSGVPGLTKNPVYTFTLDFDEKKAFYSYALLDSSVISKLTLNSKGMLQRWTWDEKRQEWHVYLASPADTCDNYGTCGAYGSCNIILSPVCSCLDKFVPKNSRNWAETSWSGGCVRRTSLNCQNGDGFLRYSGIKLPDTQYSWFDVSMTLQECKQACLKNCSCVAYSNLDIRNGGSGCLLWYGDLIDIRELPGGQDIYIRMAASELGSKKKTKLLVLSLSLVIGVAVVGLTIGLYTWTKKNKRKLNLKDDLDLPLFTLSTITKATSNFSAENKLGEGGFGSVYKGILEGGQEIAIKRLAKSSSQGVNEFKNEVICIAKLQHRNLVNLIGCCVGGEEKMLVYEYMPNRSLDFFIFDEKKSTILDWPKRFNIINGIARGLLYLHQDSRLRIIHRDLKASNILLDTDMNPKISDFGIARTVIGNETSANTHHVVGTHGYMSPEYVVDGVFSIKSDVFSFGVLVLEIISGKRNRGFSHGSRNINLLGHAWRLYKEGRTLELIDVHLTDSCYFSELLRLIHVALLCVQQRPENRPDMSTVVVMLANDAVLPQAKEPGFFTGSKFTDSDYSSTKYTTNEVTFTQLDPR; this comes from the exons ATGGAAAGTTTTCTGCTTGTGTTTCAATTCTTGTTGCAGATATTATTATGCGGTTTTCTCTGTTCAATATCTAGTGTAAAAGATACTATTACTGCAACCGACTTTCTAATAGATGGTAAGACTATCACTTCATCTGATGGAAGCTTTGAAATGGGATTCTTTTCCCCAGGTAGTTTCATGAATAATTGGTATGTTGGAATATGGTACAAGCATGATGTACCTGACAAGTCTGTTGTATGGGTTGCCAATAGAGCAATTCCACTCAACAACACATCAGGTGTTGTGTTGAAAATCATCGATCCAGGACGACTTGCTCTTGTCACTGCTGATAATAGGATCACGTGGTCTACTAATAAGTCGAGGCCTTTGGCTGTGAAGAATCCAATTGCACAGTTGTTGAATTCGGGGAATCTTATCGTGAGAGATGCAAATGATACTGAACCTGAGAACTTCCTGTGGCAGAGTTTTGATTATCCTACAGATACGCTCTTACCAGGCATGAAGCTAGGTAAGAACTTTGTGACTAGACAAGAATTTTACCTCTCCTCGTGGAAGAATGAATACGATCCAGCACCAGGGGACTATACATTTCATTGTGATCCCACTGGATATCCTCAGGATGTCATGAGGAAAGGTAAAGTTAAGGTGTTCAGTAGCGGACCATGGAATGGTCTCCGCTGGAGTGGTGTACCAGGACTGACAAAAAACCCAGTTTATACATTTACTTTGGATTTTGATGAAAAGAAAGCATTTTACAGCTACGCGCTCCTGGATAGTTCTGTTATATCCAAATTAACCTTGAACAGTAAAGGTATGCTTCAGCGTTGGACGTGGGATGAGAAGAGACAGGAATGGCACGTTTACCTGGCTTCACCAGCAGATACCTGTGACAATTACGGAACATGTGGTGCATATGGTAGTTGCAACATCATACTTTCTCCCGTGTGTAGTTGCTTAGACAAGTTTGTGCCTAAAAATTCAAGAAATTGGGCAGAGACAAGCTGGTCTGGCGGGTGTGTTAGAAGGACATCCCTTAATTGCCAGAATGGAGATGGATTTCTCAGGTACTCTGGTATAAAACTTCCAGATACACAGTATTCTTGGTTTGATGTGAGTATGACACTCCAAGAGTGTAAACAAGCTTGCTTAAAGAACTGCTCTTGTGTGGCTTACTCAAATCTTGATATACGCAATGGTGGAAGTGGCTGTTTGCTTTGGTATGGTGATTTAATTGACATTCGAGAATTACCTGGAGGACAGGACATTTACATAAGGATGGCTGCGTCAGAGTTAG gctcgaagaagaaaacaaaactaCTTGTGTTGAGTCTGTCGTTAGTTATTGGAGTGGCTGTGGTTGGCTTGACTATAGGTTTGTATACTTGgacaaagaagaacaagaggaagCTGAATTTGAAAGATGACCTAGACCTTCCACTGTTTACCCTATCAACTATAACTAAAGCAACCTCTAATTTCTCAGCTGAGAACAAGCTTGGAGAAGGTGGATTTGGATCTGTTTACAAG GGAATCCTGGAGGGAGGACAAGAAATAGCTATAAAGAGGCTCGCAAAGTCTTCCTCGCAAGGAGTTAATGAGTTCAAGAATGAAGTTATTTGCATTGCCAAACTTCAGCATCGAAATCTTGTGAATCTTATAGGTTGCTGCGTTGGAGGAGAAGAAAAAATGCTGGTCTATGAATACATGCCCAACAGAAGTCTAGATTTCTTCATATTTG ATGAAAAGAAGAGCACGATACTCGACTGGCCTAAGCGTTTCAACATCATCAATGGAATTGCTAGAGGACTTCTGTATCTCCATCAAGATTCTCGGCTAAGAATTATCCACAGAGACCTTAAAGCTAGTAACATTTTGCTAGATACTGACATGAATCCCAAGATATCGGATTTTGGCATAGCTAGAACTGTGATAGGGAATGAGACTAGTGCTAATACACACCATGTAGTTGGGACACA TGGCTACATGTCCCCAGAGTATGTGGTCGATGGTGTTTTCTCAATTAAATCAGATGTATTTAGCTTTGGCGTGTTAGTGCTAGAGATAATCAGTGGCAAGAGGAACAGAGGATTTTCCCATGGAAGTCGCAATATCAACCTTCTCGGACAT GCGTGGAGACTTTATAAAGAAGGTAGAACATTGGAGCTAATTGATGTGCATCTAACGGATTCGTGTTATTTTTCTGAATTGCTACGGTTAATTCATGTCGCTCTGTTATGTGTACAACAACGTCCAGAAAACAGACCAGACATGTCTACAGTTGTTGTGATGTTGGCTAATGACGCTGTTTTGCCTCAAGCTAAGGAACCTGGTTTTTTCACAGGAAGCAAATTTACTGATTCTGATTATtcttcaaccaaatatacaacAAATGAAGTTACCTTCACACAGTTAGATCCCCGGTAA
- the LOC107829004 gene encoding G-type lectin S-receptor-like serine/threonine-protein kinase At4g27290 isoform X1, whose amino-acid sequence MESFLLVFQFLLQILLCGFLCSISSVKDTITATDFLIDGKTITSSDGSFEMGFFSPGSFMNNWYVGIWYKHDVPDKSVVWVANRAIPLNNTSGVVLKIIDPGRLALVTADNRITWSTNKSRPLAVKNPIAQLLNSGNLIVRDANDTEPENFLWQSFDYPTDTLLPGMKLGKNFVTRQEFYLSSWKNEYDPAPGDYTFHCDPTGYPQDVMRKGKVKVFSSGPWNGLRWSGVPGLTKNPVYTFTLDFDEKKAFYSYALLDSSVISKLTLNSKGMLQRWTWDEKRQEWHVYLASPADTCDNYGTCGAYGSCNIILSPVCSCLDKFVPKNSRNWAETSWSGGCVRRTSLNCQNGDGFLRYSGIKLPDTQYSWFDVSMTLQECKQACLKNCSCVAYSNLDIRNGGSGCLLWYGDLIDIRELPGGQDIYIRMAASELGSKKKTKLLVLSLSLVIGVAVVGLTIGLYTWTKKNKRKLNLKDDLDLPLFTLSTITKATSNFSAENKLGEGGFGSVYKGILEGGQEIAIKRLAKSSSQGVNEFKNEVICIAKLQHRNLVNLIGCCVGGEEKMLVYEYMPNRSLDFFIFDEKKSTILDWPKRFNIINGIARGLLYLHQDSRLRIIHRDLKASNILLDTDMNPKISDFGIARTVIGNETSANTHHVVGTHGYMSPEYVVDGVFSIKSDVFSFGVLVLEIISGKRNRGFSHGSRNINLLGHVRPAWRLYKEGRTLELIDVHLTDSCYFSELLRLIHVALLCVQQRPENRPDMSTVVVMLANDAVLPQAKEPGFFTGSKFTDSDYSSTKYTTNEVTFTQLDPR is encoded by the exons ATGGAAAGTTTTCTGCTTGTGTTTCAATTCTTGTTGCAGATATTATTATGCGGTTTTCTCTGTTCAATATCTAGTGTAAAAGATACTATTACTGCAACCGACTTTCTAATAGATGGTAAGACTATCACTTCATCTGATGGAAGCTTTGAAATGGGATTCTTTTCCCCAGGTAGTTTCATGAATAATTGGTATGTTGGAATATGGTACAAGCATGATGTACCTGACAAGTCTGTTGTATGGGTTGCCAATAGAGCAATTCCACTCAACAACACATCAGGTGTTGTGTTGAAAATCATCGATCCAGGACGACTTGCTCTTGTCACTGCTGATAATAGGATCACGTGGTCTACTAATAAGTCGAGGCCTTTGGCTGTGAAGAATCCAATTGCACAGTTGTTGAATTCGGGGAATCTTATCGTGAGAGATGCAAATGATACTGAACCTGAGAACTTCCTGTGGCAGAGTTTTGATTATCCTACAGATACGCTCTTACCAGGCATGAAGCTAGGTAAGAACTTTGTGACTAGACAAGAATTTTACCTCTCCTCGTGGAAGAATGAATACGATCCAGCACCAGGGGACTATACATTTCATTGTGATCCCACTGGATATCCTCAGGATGTCATGAGGAAAGGTAAAGTTAAGGTGTTCAGTAGCGGACCATGGAATGGTCTCCGCTGGAGTGGTGTACCAGGACTGACAAAAAACCCAGTTTATACATTTACTTTGGATTTTGATGAAAAGAAAGCATTTTACAGCTACGCGCTCCTGGATAGTTCTGTTATATCCAAATTAACCTTGAACAGTAAAGGTATGCTTCAGCGTTGGACGTGGGATGAGAAGAGACAGGAATGGCACGTTTACCTGGCTTCACCAGCAGATACCTGTGACAATTACGGAACATGTGGTGCATATGGTAGTTGCAACATCATACTTTCTCCCGTGTGTAGTTGCTTAGACAAGTTTGTGCCTAAAAATTCAAGAAATTGGGCAGAGACAAGCTGGTCTGGCGGGTGTGTTAGAAGGACATCCCTTAATTGCCAGAATGGAGATGGATTTCTCAGGTACTCTGGTATAAAACTTCCAGATACACAGTATTCTTGGTTTGATGTGAGTATGACACTCCAAGAGTGTAAACAAGCTTGCTTAAAGAACTGCTCTTGTGTGGCTTACTCAAATCTTGATATACGCAATGGTGGAAGTGGCTGTTTGCTTTGGTATGGTGATTTAATTGACATTCGAGAATTACCTGGAGGACAGGACATTTACATAAGGATGGCTGCGTCAGAGTTAG gctcgaagaagaaaacaaaactaCTTGTGTTGAGTCTGTCGTTAGTTATTGGAGTGGCTGTGGTTGGCTTGACTATAGGTTTGTATACTTGgacaaagaagaacaagaggaagCTGAATTTGAAAGATGACCTAGACCTTCCACTGTTTACCCTATCAACTATAACTAAAGCAACCTCTAATTTCTCAGCTGAGAACAAGCTTGGAGAAGGTGGATTTGGATCTGTTTACAAG GGAATCCTGGAGGGAGGACAAGAAATAGCTATAAAGAGGCTCGCAAAGTCTTCCTCGCAAGGAGTTAATGAGTTCAAGAATGAAGTTATTTGCATTGCCAAACTTCAGCATCGAAATCTTGTGAATCTTATAGGTTGCTGCGTTGGAGGAGAAGAAAAAATGCTGGTCTATGAATACATGCCCAACAGAAGTCTAGATTTCTTCATATTTG ATGAAAAGAAGAGCACGATACTCGACTGGCCTAAGCGTTTCAACATCATCAATGGAATTGCTAGAGGACTTCTGTATCTCCATCAAGATTCTCGGCTAAGAATTATCCACAGAGACCTTAAAGCTAGTAACATTTTGCTAGATACTGACATGAATCCCAAGATATCGGATTTTGGCATAGCTAGAACTGTGATAGGGAATGAGACTAGTGCTAATACACACCATGTAGTTGGGACACA TGGCTACATGTCCCCAGAGTATGTGGTCGATGGTGTTTTCTCAATTAAATCAGATGTATTTAGCTTTGGCGTGTTAGTGCTAGAGATAATCAGTGGCAAGAGGAACAGAGGATTTTCCCATGGAAGTCGCAATATCAACCTTCTCGGACATGTAAGACCT GCGTGGAGACTTTATAAAGAAGGTAGAACATTGGAGCTAATTGATGTGCATCTAACGGATTCGTGTTATTTTTCTGAATTGCTACGGTTAATTCATGTCGCTCTGTTATGTGTACAACAACGTCCAGAAAACAGACCAGACATGTCTACAGTTGTTGTGATGTTGGCTAATGACGCTGTTTTGCCTCAAGCTAAGGAACCTGGTTTTTTCACAGGAAGCAAATTTACTGATTCTGATTATtcttcaaccaaatatacaacAAATGAAGTTACCTTCACACAGTTAGATCCCCGGTAA